A genomic window from Motacilla alba alba isolate MOTALB_02 chromosome 2, Motacilla_alba_V1.0_pri, whole genome shotgun sequence includes:
- the WDR86 gene encoding WD repeat-containing protein 86 isoform X2 has protein sequence MWGKVLSDSLPGMFFVCFSFCLDNEIKLAGHESYITFCHLENEAAFTCSADHTIRKWDVVTGQCLAIYRGHTSIVNRILVAKDYLFSGSYDRTARCWSVDKEKQIQEFRGHRNCVLTLAHYSSRDVLEEEEEEEEEEEKVSRDLLVTGSTDCTVKVWWVSSGRCYQTLLGHTGAVLCLILDAPNRELFSGSTDYTIRTWNIVTGEQLKVFKEHQGSVICLELVNRHLYSGSADRTVKCWFVDTGERIQTYKAHKHSVSTLKYHAGILFTGSGDACARAFNSRSGVLQKIFRGHKFIINCIQIHNELLYTASHDGTLRIWDIRGICKRSKRRLKKERSVQGRSSQKGSLSRLFNNKVGCMIQQEHGEHEAVELM, from the exons ATGTGGGGGAAAGTATTGTCTGACTCTTTACCTGgtatgttttttgtttgcttttcattctgCCTGGACAATGAAATCAAACTTGCTG GACATGAAAGTTACATCACCTTTTGCCACTTGGAGAACGAGGCTGCCTTCACGTGCAGTGCTGACCACACCATTCGCAAGTGGGACGTGGTGACCGGGCAGTGCTTGGCCATTTACCGAGGCCACACATCAATTGTCAACAG AATCCTGGTTGCTAAAGACTATCTCTTCAGTGGCTCCTATGACAGGACAGCCCGCTGCTGGAGCGTGGACAAGGAGAAACAAATCCAGGAATTCCGGGGCCATCGGAACTGTGTCCTGACTCTAGCTCACTATTCCtccagggatgtgctggaagaagaggaggaggaagaggaggaggaggagaaagtgAGCAGGGACCTGCTGGTGACAGGGAGCACGGACTGCACTGTGAAGGTCTGGTGGGTGTCCAGCGGGCGCTGCTACCAGACCCTGCTGGGACACACTGGGGCCGTCTTATGCCTTATACTTGATGCACCAAACAGGGAGCTGTTCTCTGGCAGCACGGATTACACCATCAGGACCTGGAATATTGtcactggagagcagctgaaagTCTTCAAAGAGCACCAAGGATCAGTAATTTGCCTAGAG cTGGTGAATCGTCACCTGTACTCGGGGAGCGCGGACAGGACGGTGAAGTGCTGGTTTGTAGACACTGGGGAGCGGATCCAGACCTACAAGGCTCACAAACACAGCGTTAGCACTTTGAAATACCACGCTGGCATCT TGTTCACAGGAAGTGGTGATGCCTGTGCAAGAGCTTTCAATTCCAGGAGTGGAGTCCTGCAGAAGATCTTCCGAGGACACAAGTTCATCATCAACTGTATCCAG ATCCACAACGAGCTGCTCTACACGGCTTCCCACGATGGCACACTGCGCATCTGGGACATCCGGGGGATATGCAAGAGGAGTAAGCGGCGCTTGAAGAAGGAGaggtctgtgcagggcaggagctcccagAAGGGCAGTCTGTCTCGTCTCTTCAACAACAAAGTTGGCTGTATGATACAGCAGGAGCATGGGGAACACGAGGCTGTTGAACTGATGTGA
- the WDR86 gene encoding WD repeat-containing protein 86 isoform X1, translating to MGNSGSAVKVCTDHQGGINWLSLSPDGQRLLTGSEDGTARLWSTADSQCHGHFQGHESYITFCHLENEAAFTCSADHTIRKWDVVTGQCLAIYRGHTSIVNRILVAKDYLFSGSYDRTARCWSVDKEKQIQEFRGHRNCVLTLAHYSSRDVLEEEEEEEEEEEKVSRDLLVTGSTDCTVKVWWVSSGRCYQTLLGHTGAVLCLILDAPNRELFSGSTDYTIRTWNIVTGEQLKVFKEHQGSVICLELVNRHLYSGSADRTVKCWFVDTGERIQTYKAHKHSVSTLKYHAGILFTGSGDACARAFNSRSGVLQKIFRGHKFIINCIQIHNELLYTASHDGTLRIWDIRGICKRSKRRLKKERSVQGRSSQKGSLSRLFNNKVGCMIQQEHGEHEAVELM from the exons ATGGGGAACAGCGGCTCGGCCGTGAAGGTCTGCACGGATCACCAAGGCGGCATCAACTGGCTGAGCCTGAGCCCCGACGGGCAGCGGCTGCTCACGGGCAGCGAGGACGGCACGGCGCGGCTCTGGAGCACCGCCGACAGCCAGTGCCACGGGCACTTCCAAG GACATGAAAGTTACATCACCTTTTGCCACTTGGAGAACGAGGCTGCCTTCACGTGCAGTGCTGACCACACCATTCGCAAGTGGGACGTGGTGACCGGGCAGTGCTTGGCCATTTACCGAGGCCACACATCAATTGTCAACAG AATCCTGGTTGCTAAAGACTATCTCTTCAGTGGCTCCTATGACAGGACAGCCCGCTGCTGGAGCGTGGACAAGGAGAAACAAATCCAGGAATTCCGGGGCCATCGGAACTGTGTCCTGACTCTAGCTCACTATTCCtccagggatgtgctggaagaagaggaggaggaagaggaggaggaggagaaagtgAGCAGGGACCTGCTGGTGACAGGGAGCACGGACTGCACTGTGAAGGTCTGGTGGGTGTCCAGCGGGCGCTGCTACCAGACCCTGCTGGGACACACTGGGGCCGTCTTATGCCTTATACTTGATGCACCAAACAGGGAGCTGTTCTCTGGCAGCACGGATTACACCATCAGGACCTGGAATATTGtcactggagagcagctgaaagTCTTCAAAGAGCACCAAGGATCAGTAATTTGCCTAGAG cTGGTGAATCGTCACCTGTACTCGGGGAGCGCGGACAGGACGGTGAAGTGCTGGTTTGTAGACACTGGGGAGCGGATCCAGACCTACAAGGCTCACAAACACAGCGTTAGCACTTTGAAATACCACGCTGGCATCT TGTTCACAGGAAGTGGTGATGCCTGTGCAAGAGCTTTCAATTCCAGGAGTGGAGTCCTGCAGAAGATCTTCCGAGGACACAAGTTCATCATCAACTGTATCCAG ATCCACAACGAGCTGCTCTACACGGCTTCCCACGATGGCACACTGCGCATCTGGGACATCCGGGGGATATGCAAGAGGAGTAAGCGGCGCTTGAAGAAGGAGaggtctgtgcagggcaggagctcccagAAGGGCAGTCTGTCTCGTCTCTTCAACAACAAAGTTGGCTGTATGATACAGCAGGAGCATGGGGAACACGAGGCTGTTGAACTGATGTGA